The Glycine soja cultivar W05 chromosome 6, ASM419377v2, whole genome shotgun sequence genome has a window encoding:
- the LOC114415828 gene encoding fatty acid amide hydrolase-like, producing the protein MEFLNGKGVVYTPLKDVDLGPYSTEFYLQANVKAPRMTGLLVKIFTHLLECPILGTLLLFILKGNNLIHRLITNAEFKESPLFVPLHDFEDLKEKEVKCLDSSLSPPEKVQLALDCLPKSSEETLDGTNSSFCRWTIMDYAKAYYSGDLTPSLVAERFIAAIDESTKPPLQMGFFIHYSADDILKQATESTLRYQRGEPISVLDGVPVAIKDEIDCLPYPTTGGTTWLHKERPCSDDACCVKRLRLCGAILVGKTNMHELGSGTSGINPHYGPARNPYDTNKIAGGSSSGSASLVSAGLCPVALGVDGGGSVRMPAALCGVVGLKPTFERIPHEGVLPLNWTVGMVGILAGTVEDALIVYAAISGEIPYHKTFSVSTKINLPRLSLTKSISDIKLAKYGKWFDDCSDDVRICCTKTLHKLQDHYNWKIIDVTIPEIEAMRLAHYITIGSECSTALDSFKEKNFAELGWDVRVAQSIYGAFSSLEYLKAQKMRNRQLQFHKKIFAEADVIVSPTTGVTAYPIQDDALQTGELDYVNGAALVRYSIAGNFLGLPAVTVPVGFDRLGLPIGLQFIGRPWSEATLIHLAFAMQVICMSEYRKPELYYDLLRRKNSSSNGMSFEAK; encoded by the exons ATGGAATTCTTAAATGGTAAGGGTGTAGTTTACACTCCCTTGAAGGATGTGGACTTAGGCCCCTATAGCACTGAATTCTACCTCCAAGCCAATGTCAAAG CTCCCCGCATGACTGGACTTTTGGTCAAGATTTTCACTCATTTGTTGGAGTGTCCAATACTTGGAACCTTGTTACTGTTCATATTGAagggaaacaatcttattcaCCGG CTTATCACAAATGCAGAGTTCAAAGAATCGCCTCTCTTTGTTCCCCTACATGATTTTGAAG acttaaaagaaaaagaagtcaaatgcttagattcttctTTATCTCCACCAGAGAAAGTTCAACTTGCTCTGGATTGCTTGCCTAAATCTTCTGAAGAAACACTTGATGGAACAAACTCTTCATTCTGTCGCTGGACAATAATGGATTATGCCAAAGCTTACTACTCAGGGGACTTGACACCAAGCTTg GTTGCAGAACGATTTATTGCTGCTATTGATGAATCCACAAAACCCCCACTCCAAATGGGGTTCTTTATTCACTATAGTGCTgatgatatattaaaacaaGCAACTGAATCAACTCTTCGATATCAGAGAG GGGAACCTATCTCTGTGCTAGACGGAGTTCCTGTTGCTATCAAGGATGAGATAGATTGTTTGCCATATCCAACAACAG GAGGTACAACATGGCTGCACAAAGAAAGGCCTTGCAGCGATGATGCCTGCTGTGTTAAGCGTCTAAGACTATGTGGTGCCATACTTGTTGGGAAAACCAATATGCATGAACTAGGATCTGGAACCAGTGGGATAAACCCACATTATGG GCCTGCTAGAAACCCATATGATACCAATAAGATTGCAGGAGGTTCTTCTAGTGGATCTGCTTCTCTCGTGTCTGCCGGACTGTGTCCTGTTGCCCTTGGCGTTGATGGGGGAG GATCTGTAAGGATGCCAGCTGCTCTTTGTGGTGTTGTTGGTCTAAAACCAACTTTTGAACGTATACCTCATGAAGG AGTTCTTCCCCTAAACTGGACTGTTGGGATGGTTGGAATACTAGCAGGCACTGTTGAGGATGCATTGATTGT TTATGCAGCTATCAGTGGTGAAATTCCATATCATAAAACCTTCAGTGTGTCG ACCAAGATAAATCTTCCCCGGCTGAGCTTGACAAAGTCCATATCTGACATCAAGTTAGCCAAATACGGGAAG TGGTTTGATGATTGCAGCGATGATGTCAGAATATGCTGCACCAAAACTTTGCACAAGCTTCAGGATCATTACAATTGGAAG ATCATAGATGTCACCATACCAGAGATAGAAGCAATGCGCCTGGCACACTATATAACAATTGGATCTGAGTGTTCCACTGCACTTGATTCTTTTAAAGAAAA AAATTTTGCAGAATTAGGATGGGATGTAAGGGTAGCACAAAGCATCTATGGTGCTTTCAGCAGCTTGGAGTATCTTAAAGCTCAGAAAATGAG GAATCGCCAATTGCAATTTCACAAGAAAATATTTGCTGAGGCAGATGTCATTGTCTCACCAACAACGGG TGTGACTGCATATCCAATTCAAGACGATGCCCTTCAGACTGGTGAACTTGACTATGTGAATGGAG CTGCACTTGTTCGTTATTCCATAGCAGGAAACTTTCTTGGACTTCCTGCTGTCACTGTTCCG GTTGGATTCGATAGATTGGGTTTGCCTATTGGGCTTCAGTTTATTGGAAGGCCTTGGTCTGAAGCCACATTGATCCATTTGGCATTTGCAATGCAG GTTATATGCATGTCAGAGTACAGAAAACCGGAGCTTTACTATGATCTGCTGAGAAGGAAGAATAGTAGTAGCAATGGCATGTCGTTTGAAGCTAAATAG